The genomic window GAGGCCTCCGTCGCGGTAATGGAAGTCACTCATTTTTCTACTGCAGGCTCCAGCTCGTCGGCGGCGGTTTCACTATCGTTTCTGCGCCGCGTTTCTTGTTGTTCTTCCGTTGTCTCGGCCTGGGCGCCGGGAGTCGTGCTGCTCGCCGGTGCCACTATCGGCGACTGTGCCGGTACCGGGGCCGGGCTGGCCGCATCCTGCGGCAGGTACAGTGGACCTTTCTGGCCACAGGCACCGAGCAGGCTCGCGGCCAAAACGACGGTGGCGAGTGGTAAATTTTCTTTAAACATCGACGGCTTCCTGCGCATTGTTGTGCGGAAAAGCCTGCTAGTATAGCCAGCTACTCTACCCGATGAACACTGTAACAGAAGTAACTATGACAGCGAGCCAGGCAGACTTTGAAGCGGCGATCGAGCGCACCCTGATCGAGATCGAGGACGCACTCGATTCCTGCGAATGGGACATCGATTACGAACGCGCGGATGCGGTGCTGACCCTGACCCTGGAGGACAACGGTAGCCAGGTCATCCTCTCCCGCCAGACCGCCAACAAGGAGCTGTGGGTGGCGGCCCGTTCCGGCGGTTACCACCTCGCCTTTGAGCCACCCGGCTGGAAGTGCACGACTACCGGTGAGGACCTGCCGACCCTACTGGACCGGGTATTGACCGAGCAGCAGGGCGAGTCAGTTTCACTCGGGTTGTAATAATGATTGGCGACGCCGCGGCAAATGTTCAGCGCGCGGCGATCGCTTCCCTGGCGCGGGTGCAGGCGGCCCGCACCTGTGCGGGGGCAGTGCCACCGATATGGTCCCGGGCGGCCACGGAGCCCTCCAGGGTCAGCACATCAAAAACGTCTTCACCGATGACGTCAGAGAATTTCTGCAGCTCTTGCAGACTCAGGTCGGCGAGATCGCAGTTCTTTTCGATGGCAAATGCCACCGAGTTGCCGACTATCTCGTGTGCATCACGGAAGGCCACCCCCTTACGCACCAGGTAGTCGGCCAGGTCGGTTGCGGTGGAGAAGCCCTTGGCTGCCGCGGCGAGCATATTGTCCTTTTTCGCTTTCAGTGCCGGCACCATGTCCGCGAAAGCCCGCAGGCAGTCCAGCGCGGTGTCGGCCGCATCAAACAGCGGCTCCTTATCTTCCTGATTGTCCTTGTTGTAGGCGAGCGGCTGGCTCTTCATCAGGGTCAGCAGGGCGATCAGGTGGCCGTTGACGCGACCAGTCTTGCCACGTACCAGCTCCGGTACATCCGGGTTCTTCTTCTGCGGCATGATCGAGGAGCCGGTGCAGAAGCGGTCGGGCAGGTCGATAAAGTCAAACTGGCTGGAGGTCCACAGCACCAGCTCCTCACTGGCGCGGGACAGGTGCGTCAGCAGCAGTGCGGCAAACGCACAGAACTCGATGGCGAAGTCGCGGTCGCTGACGGAGTCCAGTGAGTTCTCCGTGGGCGCATCGAAGCCAAGCAGCTCGGCGGTGCGGGCCCGGTTGATCGGGTAACTGGTGCCTGCCAGGGCAGCGGCGCCCAGGGGGGAGCGATTTACCCGCTTGCGGCAGTCCATCAGGCGCTCGTAATCCCGGCTCAGCATCTCGTTCCAGGCCAGCAGGTGGTGACCGAAGGTCACCGGCTGCGCGGATTGCAGGTGGGTGAAGCCGGGCATGATGGTATCGGCCTCGCGCTCCGCGAGCTCTACCAGGCCGTTCTGCAGGCGGGTGAGCTCGGCGCCGATGGCGTCGATGCGGTTGCGCAGCCACAGGCGGATGTCCGTGGCGACCTGGTCATTGCGGGAGCGGCCGGTGTGCAGTTTCTTGCCGGTCGCGCCGATGCGCTGGGTCAGGCGCGCCTCGATATTCATATGGACGTCTTCGAGCTGCACCGACCAGGGGAACTCGCCGGCCTCGATCTCCGCGGCGATAGCCTTGAGACCGTCCTCGATCTGCCGGAACTCATCATCAGTGAGTACGCCCACCTCGGACAGCATTTGCGCATGGGCCAGCGAGCCCTGGATATCCTCCAGCGCCATGCGCTGGTCAAACATCACCGATGCGGTAAAGCGCTCCACGAAGGCGTCGGTCGCCTCACTGAAGCGGCCGCCCCAGAGCTTGGCGGCGGGGTTGGCATCGGATCTGGGTTCCTGGGGTGCGGGGGCTTTCTTGTCACTCATGTTCTGTCGCTGTCTCTCGCAGTCTCTCCGCGGATCTGGCGGAGGTAGTGGAAGTGGCTGGGCGATGGCGGTATCTTCGAGGGCGCGCTGCGCTCCACAGAGCGGCGGCGAACCTGATAACAATGCACGAAGAATAATAGTGGTATGACCTCCCCACAGTCCGCGCAACCGGCGGGCAGTATAACGCAGCAAATTCGAAAATTTGCGCCAGATGGCGAAGATTCTGCGCAGGCGCAGTTCCTGCCTGACCTGTGCCATGTCTCCGCGCTGGCAGTACTGGTACTGATGGGCGAGCTGCTGGCCCTGGTACTGGTGCTGGCGGTGGATGGGCTGCGGGATTTCAGCTGGCAGCGTCTGGGCCTAGTGTCGCTGGCGGTGCAATGGGTGATCCTGCCCTCCGCCGCGCTTCTGTGCCGACTGCGACCGAGACTGGCGCAGCTGTCCCATCGCGTTGCCGGGGCGATCAGCTTTGCCGTGGTCATGGCGGTGTTGCTGGCGGTCCTCGTCGTCCAGGAATGGCTGCGTGCCTCACTGATGCGCCAGGGCTTTGATCTCTGGCATCTGCTCGACAATACATTGCTCGGTGCCATCTGTGCCGGCGTAGTGCTGCGCTATGCCTATGTACAGCAGCAGCTCCACAACCAACAGCGCGCCGAACTGGTCGCGCGTATCGATGCCCTGCAGTCCCGCATCCGCCCCCATTTCCTGTTCAACAGTATGAACAGCCTCGCCAGCCTCATCGCCATCGATCCAGAGCGGGCGGAGAAATTGGTCGAGGATCTCTCCACCCTGTTCCGCGCCAGCCTCGCGGACTCCAAAATGGTGCCGCTCGAGCAGGAGCTGACCCTGGCCCGGCGCTATCTTCAGATCGAGGCGTTGCGTCTCGGCGAGCGGTTGCGGCAGAGCTGGGATATAGACTCCGGTCTGGAGAGCGCAGTGATTCCCTCCATGCTGCTGCAGCCCCTGCTGGAAAATGCGGTACTGCACGGTGTGGCGCGACTGAAGCAGGGCGGCGAGATACAGGTTTATCTGCGACAACTGGATAACCAGTTGCAGCTGGTGATAGAAAACCCAGCCCCCGCGCTGGATTCCAACCGGGAGCGCCGTGGTAACGGCATGGCACTGGAGAATATTCGCCAGCGGCTTGCCGCGCACTACGGTCACCGTTATCGCTTCCAGTCAGAACTTGAAGATGGGATCTACCGGGTAGAGGTTATCCTGCCGATGAACAATATCCCCGAGACGGGAAAGAGAAGCGAGAAGATGGAGCCCGCCCTGTGACGGAACTCGGTGTACTGATCGTGGATGATGAACCCCTCGCCCGTGCCAGATTGGCCCGTCAGCTGGAGGGGCTGCAACGCTGCACGTTACTGGGAGAGGCTGCCGATGCCGAGGCGGCCCTTGTCCAGGTTGAGGTGCTGGATCCGGATCTGGTACTGATGGATATCGAAATGCCCGGGGACAGTGGCCTGGTGCTGGCCGAGAAGCTCTCAGCCCGCGAGCATCCCCCGGCAATGATCTTCTGCACGGCCCACGACGAGTTTGCCCTGCCGGCTTTCGCTACCGCAGCCACGGGTTACCTGCTCAAGCCGGTAGCGAGGGAGCAGCTGGCCGCGGCCATCGATAAATTGCAGCGCCTGAGCAAACCGCAGCGACGGGTGGCTGCCACCGGAAAGGTGGGGGAATCCCCGAGACCACAGATCAAGGCGGTGAGCCGCCGCGGAGTGGAGTTGTTGCCGGTGGATACCATCCGCTGCCTGATCGCTGACAGCAAGTATGTGGTCGCTCACCACGACGGCGGTGAGACGATCCTCGATGAGTCGCTGAAAGACCTGGAGCGAGAGTTCGGCGATACGTTCGTGCGGGTGCATCGCAATGCCCTGGTATCGAGGCATTTCATCGCCGGACTGAGTCGGGACAGTGGCGGTTACCGGGTGATGTTGAGCGGAAGCGAGCAGCGGCCCCAGGTGAGCCGCCGCCTATTGCCCACAATCCGTGAGCTGGTGGAAGAGCTGGGCCGGTAACGACTACCAGCCCGCGCATCAGTACAGCTTCGGTCCGCCGTATTCGTCGCTGTCGCCCTCGAGGCTCAGCTCGCCCGCTGCATCGTTCAGGTACTCGGCATCGGATTCCGACTTGAGCTTGATCATCAGGCGCAGGTCGTTAGCGGAGTCGGCGTGGGAGAGGGCGTCCTCGTAGGTGATCTCGCCGCGGTCGTACAGCTCGTACAGGGCCTGGTCAAAGGTCTGCATGCCCTGCTCGTTGGAGCGTTTCATCAACTCCTTCATCTTGTGCACCTCGCCCTTGCGGATCAGGTCCGCCATCAGCGGGGTGTTGATCATGATCTCGAGACAGGCGCGGCGGCCGTCGCCATCCGGTGTGGGTACCAGCTGCTGGGCGACCATCGCCTTGAGGTTCAGCGACAGGTCCATATAGAGCTGCTGGTGACGGTCCGCCGGGAAGAAGTGGATGATCCGGTCCAGCGCCTGGTTGGCATTGTTGGCGTGCAGGGTGCACAGGCACAGGTGGCCGGTCTCGGCGAAGGCGATGGCGTGATCCATGGTCTCGCGCGAGCGCACCTCACCAATGAGAATCACGTCGGGCGCCTGACGCAGGGTGTTCTTCAGGGCGACCTCGAAAGATTCGGTATCCAGGCCCACCTCGCGCTGGGTGACAATACACCCGCGGTGCTGGTGGACGAATTCGATCGGGTCCTCGATGGAGATAATGTGACCTTTCGAGTTTTCGTTGCGGTGGCCGATCATGGATGCCAGTGAGGTGGACTTACCGGTACCGGTCGCACCCACGAAGATGATCAGGCCGCGTTTGGTCATCGCCAGATCCTTGAGGATCTCCGGCAGTCCCAGACCGTCGACCGTGGGGATACGGGTCTCGATGCGGCGCAGCACCATGCCCACCAGGTTGCGCTGGAAGAAGGCGGAAACCCGGAAGCGGCCCACATTGCGCACGGCAATAGCGAAGTTCAGCTCTTTCTTTTCGGCGAATTCGCGACGCTGCTTCTCGTTCATCACACCCACCACCAGCTCGCGGGCCTTCTCTGGCGTCAGCGCTGAGCTGCTGGCCGGGATGACCTTACCGTGAACCTTGATCGAGGGCGGTACACCGGCGGTGATGAACAGGTCCGATGCCCCTTTCTCCACAACCAGCTGTAACAGTCTTTCGATTTCCATTGTCTAAACCACTTTTATTGTTGTCGCGTCGCTGCGCTATTGTCCGCGGCCGATGCGGAAGTTTGCGCGATTAATGCTGTCCCCGTTTAAGGCCTGCAGGGACAGTCAATGACTTAAAAGTTTTCGGGCATCTTCGCCTTCTCACGGGCCACATCGCGGGTGATCACCCGGCGCTCCACCAGATCCTGCAGGCACTGGTCCATGGTCTGCATGCCCACGCTGGCACCGGTCTGGATGGCAGAGTACATCTGCGCGACCTTGTCCTCGCGGATCAGGTTACGGATTGCTGGGGTGCCACGCATGATCTCATGGGCCGCCACCCGGCCGCCGCCATTGCGCTTCAGCAGGGTCTGGGAAACCACCGCCTGCAGGGATTCTGACAGCATCGAGCGCACCATTGCCTTTTCTTCCGCCGGGAATACATCCACCACCCGGTCGATGGTCTTGGCCGCGGAGGTGGTGTGCAGGGTGCCGAATACCAGGTGACCGGTTTCCGCCGCAGTCAGGGCCAGGCGGATGGTCTCCAGGTCCCGCATCTCACCAACGAGGATGATGTCCGGGTCCTCACGCAGGGCGGAACGCAGGGCCTCGGCAAAGCCGTGGGTGTCCCGGTGTACTTCCCGCTGGTTCACCAGGCACTTTTTCGATTCGTGCACGAATTCGATCGGATCCTCGACGGTGAGGATGTGCTCGTACTTGTTGTCGTTAATGTAGTCGATCATTGCCGCCAGGCTGGTGGACTTACCGGAGCCGGTGGGCCCGGTCACCAGCACCAGGCCGCGGGGGGTGTCACAGATCTGGCGGAATACCTGGCCCATCCCCAGATCGTCCATGGTCAGTACCTTGGACGGAATGGTCCGGAACACGGCACCGGCACCGCGGTTGTGGTTAAACGCATTTACACGGAAGCGGGCGACGCCGGGCACTTCGAAGGAGAAGTCGGTTTCCAGGAATTCCTCGTAATCCTTGCGCTGCTTGTCATTCATGATCTCGTAGATCAGCGCGTGTACCTGCTTGTGCTCCATCGGCGGCAGGTTAATGCGGCGGACATCGCCATCGACACGGATCATTGGCGGCAGCCCCGCGGACAGGTGGAGGTCCGAGGCGTTCTGCTTGGCACTGAAGGCGAGGAGTTCTGTGATGTCCATACTGCTACCTTATTGTTCTGATTACCCTGTTGTCCTCTGGCGGGAGGCGGCGCGAGGTGCCGGATTCGAGTCGCAGTCGGATTTGCGTACAATCGGCCCCTCTTTGTTATCGAGCTAGTATATGCGCAAAGAAGACATCACCGAAAACCTGAATCGTGTGCGCGCACGCATCGTCACCAGTTGTGCGGCCTGCGGGCGCGATCCGGACAGGGTAACCCTTCTGGCAGTATCCAAGACCCGGCCGGCGTCAGACCTGCGCAGCGCCTTCGATGCCGGCCAGCGCGATTTTGGCGAGAACTACCTGCAGGAGGCGCTCGAAAAGCAGGCGGAGCTCTCGGATCTGGATATCACCTGGCACTTCATCGGGCCGCTGCAATCCAACAAGACCCGGGCGGTGGCCGAGCATTTTCACTGGATGCACAGTGTCGATCGGTTAAAAATTGCACAGCGACTTTCTTCACAGCGACCGGATTCCATGCCGCCGTTGAACCTGTGTCTGCAGGTCAATATAGACGACGAAGACAGTAAGTCGGGTGTGTTACCCGAAGAGGTTGTCGCTCTGGCGGAGGCGGTGGCCGAGCTGCCAAATGTGTGCCTCCGTGGGCTGATGGCCATTCCCGCGCCGCGGGAGTCGGAAGAAGAACAAAAGCAGCCTTTCGAGGCCCTCTATGCGCTGCTCGATCAGTTGCGTGAGCGGCTGCCGGGGCAGCCACTGGACACGCTTTCCATGGGTATGTCTGGCGACATGGAGGCGGCTATCGCCAGCGGTGCCACCATGGTACGGATCGGCACCGATATTTTCGGGCGAAGAGACTAACGGACGCCTCTCGCCGCAGCGAGAGGCGTCACCGGGTTACAGTGCTTGTTCGGCAGACTGGACCGTATCGTTTTCCCTCATCTTCCAGCGAGATACAGGCTTCTCCAGCAGGTGCTGGGAGAAGAACAGGGCGGTCACCTGGGAGAAGACATCCCGGTTTTCCTTTTTGCGGTAGCCGTGTCCCTCGTTGAGGGCATTCATGTACCACACAGGCTTGCCCCCTTCTCGCAGTGCTGCGACGATTTGCTCTGCTTCAGTAACCGGTACCCGGGGATCGTTTTCTCCCTGAACTACCAGCATGGGTACGCGGATTTTGTCCACATTGTTGCTGGGGCTGATGCGTTCGAGGAAGGCGCGCATGTCCGGATCACGCTCATTGCCGTACTCCACCCGGCGCAGGTCGCGGCGGTAGTCGCGGGTATTGGTCAGGAAAGTTACGAAGTTGGAGATGCCGACGATATCGACTGCGGCCCGCAGTCGGTCGCTATAGTGCATGGCGCTGGCGAGTACCATGTAGCCGCCGTAACTGCCCCCAAATACCGCTACCCGGTCACCGTCCAGATCCGGTTGGGTATCGATCCAGTCCAGCAGCGCACCGATGTCCCGTACCGAATCTTCGCGCTTGTAGCCGTTATCCAGCGCCACATAGGTTTTGCCGTAACCGGCGGAGCCGCGCACGTTGGGTGCGATCACTGCCACACCCAGCTTCTGTAGCCACAGTTGGTAGGTGCTGCTGAAATAGGGTCGGTACTGAGCCTCCGGGCCGCCATGGATGGAGATCACTACAGGTACTGGACCCTCGGTATCGCGGGGGCGATAGACAAAAGCGGGAATCTTGCGTGCCTCGCCATCGACTGTGTCAAAGGTGGGGTAGTGGACCAGTTCCGGCTCGATAAAGCTGTCTGTGTCCAGTCCGCCCACCTCACTTTTGGTCCAGCGCTCGAGCTCTGCGTGGCGCAGTGGTGTGCGGCGCAGATTCAGGACGAACGTGTCGGTTGGGGTCTTGGGGGTGTTGATGGACAGTGCCAGTTTGTCTCCCTGACCATTGAATGTGAGCCCGCCCACTACGCCAATGGGCAAGTCTTTCACCTTGCGATAGCGCATATTGCGGGGATTAAACAGGTAGACCTGATCCATACCGTTCTCGTTGATGGTAAAGGCCCCGCGGCGGCGGTCATCGCTGAGCACCACCGAGGATACGTCCCAGGCGATACCATCAGTGATTACACGCTCTTCTCCGGTGGCGAGGTTCCTGTGCACCAGTTGGGCGAACTCGCCCCGTTGGTCGGATACGTAAAAAATGCCACTGCCATCGCTGTCGAAGTCCCCGGCATAGTTACGCGACTGGTTCTCGCTGTCGCCGGCAACCCGCTGCAGTTCCCCACTCTCCAGATCCAGCACGTGGACCAGGGAGTTAGTGGAGGAAATGTACTGCTGCACCAGAAGCCGGCTGTTGTCCGCACTGAAAGACACCGGGCCCCACCAGCTGCCGTCGGGAGACTCGAGGGCGAGAGTACTGGTGTGGCCATCGGCACTCAGACGGGTGATCCAGATGTCATTGGCGCGGCCATTGCGGCGCGTGCTCTGGTAGGCCACCAGAGAACCGTCCGGGCTCCAGGCTATCTGACCATTGCGTGACTCACCGTCGGTCAGCATGCGGCTATCGCCGGTTGCGGGATCAAACAGGAAAATCTGCGCGTCCTCACTGCCGCCGGCATCCATGGTGAAGGCGATCTGCCGGGATTGCGGCCGCGGTTCCACCTGGCCTACGGGTTCCGTGAAGAAAGTGAGCTGTTGGCGGGCGCCGCCCGGTCGATCCACCCGGTGGATCTGATTGACCTCGCCGAACCGGGTAGAGACATAGAGGGCATCCCCTTCCTCGGTCCAGCCGAGTACAGACGCGGAGCGAACACTCTGGTAGCGATTCAGGTCATCGGCCACCTGGTCCGGTACCGGAGGAATATCTTCCATTACCAGGTTGCCGTTGTTGAGGGTGCGTGTCTCCACTGCAGCGGGAGTGACAGCTGACCAGGCCAGGCTGACGGCCACCAGTGCAGCTGGCAGAAGTCTCTGCTTGCTCATGGGCTTTCCTTGTTATCGTCATTGTCGCCTCCATGTTAAAAGTCTCGCCACGGGATACCAGTGGGCTGCGACGGACGGAGGTGGCGCAGAGGGGAATTCGCGCCAAATTTTCAATTGGCCGGGGCGGCGGCCATAATTTGCCCCGGCAAAGTCATACGATAGTGAACGAAGGGGATGTCAGTGACAGCGACGGAAAAACCGAAGATGGTGTTTATCGGTGGTGCCGGCAATATGGCCGGCGCTGTGATCGGCGGCCTGGTGGCCAGCGGTTATCCGGCAGGGCGCATCGTCGCCACCGGTCGCAACGAGCAGAAACTCACTGATTTTGCCGCGCGCCACGGTGTGCAGGTGACCACTGACAATGCGGCTGCGGTGGCGGAAGCCGATGTGCTGGTGCTTTCGGTCAAACCACAGATGATGAAAGAGCTCTGCGGGCAGATCGCCACGCTGGTAAGTGATCGCAAACCACTGGTGATTACTCTCGCGGCGGGTATTCCGCTGGCGGCCTACCAGCGCTGGCTCGGCGCCGGTGTGCCCATCGTACGGGCGATGCCCAACACGCCGGCCCTGGTGGGCACCGGGGTTACCGGCCTGTTCGCGGGCGATGGTGTCTCCAATGCCCAAAAGCAGATTGCGGAGCAGATGGCCGAGGCGGTCGGCATCGCCATCTGGGTCGATGAGGAAGCCGGCATCGACCAGGTGATCGCCGTCTCCGGTTCCGGGCCGGCTTACTATTTCCAGTTTATGGAATCCATGATCGACGCTGCGGAAAAGGCGGGCATGAACCGTGCCGATGCCGAGCGGCTTACCTTGCAAACCGCTCTGGGCGCGGCGAAACTGGCGGTGGCCAGCGATGTGGACGTGGCCCAGCTAAAGCGCAACGTCATGTCACCAAACGGCACCACCGAGCGTGCGATACAGCGTTTCCAGAACGACGGTTTGCCGGCGCTGGTGGAGCGGGCAATGCGGGACTGCGCCGACCGCGCCGCAGAGATGGCGCGCGAGCTGGATAACTAGACAACAGCGCTGACAAGAATGCAGGGCGCCGGCAGCAGCGGGCGCCGACAATAGTAAATGCGAGAATCGTGCAGGGAATCTAGATGGCCAACACTTTCACCAATATCGGTGTCTTCCTCGTCGCCACCATTGGCATCCTTTATCTGTTTGCCGTGCTGATGCGCTTTCTGCTGCAACTGGCGCGGGCGGATTTCTACAACCCGATCTCCCAGGGCATCGTGAAAGTCACCAACCCGTTACTGCTGCCATTACGGAAGCTGGTGCCGGGTCTGTTCGGAATCGATATGGCCTCGCTGGTGCTGGCGATTCTGGTGGGCTGGGTCATGATTCTCGCCTGCGGCTTGCTGGCTGGTGGTGGCCTGTTCAACCCGTTGAGCGCTTTGCTGTGGTCGTTTCTGGGCTGCATCAGTACCGTAATCGCGATTGTCTTTATCGGAATGCTGATTTCCATCATCTTCAGCTGGATCGCGCCGCAGAGCGGCCATCCGGCCCTGATGCTGCTGCGGCAGCTGCTGGAGCCGTTCTGCGCACCGGTGCGTCGGCTGATTCCGCCGCTGGGGGTGATCGATATCAGCCCGATCTTCGTCTTTATCCTGTTGACGGTGGCGGACAAGCTGCTGGTGGGTTTTGCTCAGATGGCCAATATGCCCGCATTCGTCTACGGACTCTTCTGGCAGATCCCCGGGTTCTGATCGACGCCCATTCCGCAAACCGGGTCGCATTTCCGCCGGCCCGGCGCTTCTATTCTCATGCCTGTTGACCGAGAATAGCCGCTTCCGTCAAGTAAGCAGTACAACAAGAACAGAATTACATGGAAGACGCTCTCTTGCGCCAGCATATCGCCGATTACGACCGCTGGAAGAAAGGCCTGGACAACCAGTTCGCCGCCTTCAATCAGTGGCTGAAGCAGCATTTCCCCAACTCCGCCGGTGCCCGCCAGGTGGTGCAACAGGCCCGTTCCCTGCTGGCGGAGGACCAGTTCACGCTGGCGCTGGTGGGGGAATTCTCTCGCGGCAAGACCGAGCTGATCAACGCACTGTTGTCGCATACCTACGGCAAGCGCCTGCTGCCCTCGCGGCCGGGACGCACCACTATGTGCCCGACGGAGATATTCAGCGACGGGGGCCAGCAGGCCAGCCTGCGGTTGCTGCCGATCGAGACGCTGGCCACCAATACCAGCCTGGAAAGCTTTCGCCGTATCCCGCAGAAATGGGTTGCC from Microbulbifer aggregans includes these protein-coding regions:
- the cyaY gene encoding iron donor protein CyaY, with amino-acid sequence MTASQADFEAAIERTLIEIEDALDSCEWDIDYERADAVLTLTLEDNGSQVILSRQTANKELWVAARSGGYHLAFEPPGWKCTTTGEDLPTLLDRVLTEQQGESVSLGL
- a CDS encoding LytR/AlgR family response regulator transcription factor, which encodes MTELGVLIVDDEPLARARLARQLEGLQRCTLLGEAADAEAALVQVEVLDPDLVLMDIEMPGDSGLVLAEKLSAREHPPAMIFCTAHDEFALPAFATAATGYLLKPVAREQLAAAIDKLQRLSKPQRRVAATGKVGESPRPQIKAVSRRGVELLPVDTIRCLIADSKYVVAHHDGGETILDESLKDLEREFGDTFVRVHRNALVSRHFIAGLSRDSGGYRVMLSGSEQRPQVSRRLLPTIRELVEELGR
- a CDS encoding alpha/beta hydrolase family protein; protein product: MSKQRLLPAALVAVSLAWSAVTPAAVETRTLNNGNLVMEDIPPVPDQVADDLNRYQSVRSASVLGWTEEGDALYVSTRFGEVNQIHRVDRPGGARQQLTFFTEPVGQVEPRPQSRQIAFTMDAGGSEDAQIFLFDPATGDSRMLTDGESRNGQIAWSPDGSLVAYQSTRRNGRANDIWITRLSADGHTSTLALESPDGSWWGPVSFSADNSRLLVQQYISSTNSLVHVLDLESGELQRVAGDSENQSRNYAGDFDSDGSGIFYVSDQRGEFAQLVHRNLATGEERVITDGIAWDVSSVVLSDDRRRGAFTINENGMDQVYLFNPRNMRYRKVKDLPIGVVGGLTFNGQGDKLALSINTPKTPTDTFVLNLRRTPLRHAELERWTKSEVGGLDTDSFIEPELVHYPTFDTVDGEARKIPAFVYRPRDTEGPVPVVISIHGGPEAQYRPYFSSTYQLWLQKLGVAVIAPNVRGSAGYGKTYVALDNGYKREDSVRDIGALLDWIDTQPDLDGDRVAVFGGSYGGYMVLASAMHYSDRLRAAVDIVGISNFVTFLTNTRDYRRDLRRVEYGNERDPDMRAFLERISPSNNVDKIRVPMLVVQGENDPRVPVTEAEQIVAALREGGKPVWYMNALNEGHGYRKKENRDVFSQVTALFFSQHLLEKPVSRWKMRENDTVQSAEQAL
- the argH gene encoding argininosuccinate lyase, which encodes MSDKKAPAPQEPRSDANPAAKLWGGRFSEATDAFVERFTASVMFDQRMALEDIQGSLAHAQMLSEVGVLTDDEFRQIEDGLKAIAAEIEAGEFPWSVQLEDVHMNIEARLTQRIGATGKKLHTGRSRNDQVATDIRLWLRNRIDAIGAELTRLQNGLVELAEREADTIMPGFTHLQSAQPVTFGHHLLAWNEMLSRDYERLMDCRKRVNRSPLGAAALAGTSYPINRARTAELLGFDAPTENSLDSVSDRDFAIEFCAFAALLLTHLSRASEELVLWTSSQFDFIDLPDRFCTGSSIMPQKKNPDVPELVRGKTGRVNGHLIALLTLMKSQPLAYNKDNQEDKEPLFDAADTALDCLRAFADMVPALKAKKDNMLAAAAKGFSTATDLADYLVRKGVAFRDAHEIVGNSVAFAIEKNCDLADLSLQELQKFSDVIGEDVFDVLTLEGSVAARDHIGGTAPAQVRAACTRAREAIAAR
- the proC gene encoding pyrroline-5-carboxylate reductase; the encoded protein is MVFIGGAGNMAGAVIGGLVASGYPAGRIVATGRNEQKLTDFAARHGVQVTTDNAAAVAEADVLVLSVKPQMMKELCGQIATLVSDRKPLVITLAAGIPLAAYQRWLGAGVPIVRAMPNTPALVGTGVTGLFAGDGVSNAQKQIAEQMAEAVGIAIWVDEEAGIDQVIAVSGSGPAYYFQFMESMIDAAEKAGMNRADAERLTLQTALGAAKLAVASDVDVAQLKRNVMSPNGTTERAIQRFQNDGLPALVERAMRDCADRAAEMARELDN
- a CDS encoding PilT/PilU family type 4a pilus ATPase, whose amino-acid sequence is MEIERLLQLVVEKGASDLFITAGVPPSIKVHGKVIPASSSALTPEKARELVVGVMNEKQRREFAEKKELNFAIAVRNVGRFRVSAFFQRNLVGMVLRRIETRIPTVDGLGLPEILKDLAMTKRGLIIFVGATGTGKSTSLASMIGHRNENSKGHIISIEDPIEFVHQHRGCIVTQREVGLDTESFEVALKNTLRQAPDVILIGEVRSRETMDHAIAFAETGHLCLCTLHANNANQALDRIIHFFPADRHQQLYMDLSLNLKAMVAQQLVPTPDGDGRRACLEIMINTPLMADLIRKGEVHKMKELMKRSNEQGMQTFDQALYELYDRGEITYEDALSHADSANDLRLMIKLKSESDAEYLNDAAGELSLEGDSDEYGGPKLY
- a CDS encoding type IV pilus twitching motility protein PilT, with protein sequence MDITELLAFSAKQNASDLHLSAGLPPMIRVDGDVRRINLPPMEHKQVHALIYEIMNDKQRKDYEEFLETDFSFEVPGVARFRVNAFNHNRGAGAVFRTIPSKVLTMDDLGMGQVFRQICDTPRGLVLVTGPTGSGKSTSLAAMIDYINDNKYEHILTVEDPIEFVHESKKCLVNQREVHRDTHGFAEALRSALREDPDIILVGEMRDLETIRLALTAAETGHLVFGTLHTTSAAKTIDRVVDVFPAEEKAMVRSMLSESLQAVVSQTLLKRNGGGRVAAHEIMRGTPAIRNLIREDKVAQMYSAIQTGASVGMQTMDQCLQDLVERRVITRDVAREKAKMPENF
- a CDS encoding YggS family pyridoxal phosphate-dependent enzyme; the encoded protein is MRKEDITENLNRVRARIVTSCAACGRDPDRVTLLAVSKTRPASDLRSAFDAGQRDFGENYLQEALEKQAELSDLDITWHFIGPLQSNKTRAVAEHFHWMHSVDRLKIAQRLSSQRPDSMPPLNLCLQVNIDDEDSKSGVLPEEVVALAEAVAELPNVCLRGLMAIPAPRESEEEQKQPFEALYALLDQLRERLPGQPLDTLSMGMSGDMEAAIASGATMVRIGTDIFGRRD
- a CDS encoding sensor histidine kinase is translated as MTSPQSAQPAGSITQQIRKFAPDGEDSAQAQFLPDLCHVSALAVLVLMGELLALVLVLAVDGLRDFSWQRLGLVSLAVQWVILPSAALLCRLRPRLAQLSHRVAGAISFAVVMAVLLAVLVVQEWLRASLMRQGFDLWHLLDNTLLGAICAGVVLRYAYVQQQLHNQQRAELVARIDALQSRIRPHFLFNSMNSLASLIAIDPERAEKLVEDLSTLFRASLADSKMVPLEQELTLARRYLQIEALRLGERLRQSWDIDSGLESAVIPSMLLQPLLENAVLHGVARLKQGGEIQVYLRQLDNQLQLVIENPAPALDSNRERRGNGMALENIRQRLAAHYGHRYRFQSELEDGIYRVEVILPMNNIPETGKRSEKMEPAL
- a CDS encoding YggT family protein, whose amino-acid sequence is MANTFTNIGVFLVATIGILYLFAVLMRFLLQLARADFYNPISQGIVKVTNPLLLPLRKLVPGLFGIDMASLVLAILVGWVMILACGLLAGGGLFNPLSALLWSFLGCISTVIAIVFIGMLISIIFSWIAPQSGHPALMLLRQLLEPFCAPVRRLIPPLGVIDISPIFVFILLTVADKLLVGFAQMANMPAFVYGLFWQIPGF
- the lptM gene encoding LPS translocon maturation chaperone LptM → MFKENLPLATVVLAASLLGACGQKGPLYLPQDAASPAPVPAQSPIVAPASSTTPGAQAETTEEQQETRRRNDSETAADELEPAVEK